Genomic window (Chitinophagales bacterium):
AAAGCGACTCAATTTCATGCCGTGTTTTTTTTTCAGCCATTCCGAAAGCTGTTGATAATCCGCTTCACTTAAATGCGCTTTCATATTGTAAGAAGCTTCAGGTACCATCAACTGAAAAATATTTTCAAAAACATTCCCGTCCATTTCAATTTCAAGCGCTACAGTTTCAGCATGATCAAAAGTTTCCGCTTTGTATGTTTCAAAAAATTCAAGAACCCTGGCATCAGCAATATGAATGGTGCCCATCAAATAGCTTTTGTGTTCTATATCCGGGTGACTGATTTCCCAAATCAAGGCATTGGGCATTTTGGCATTAAGCAGTACAGCCGTTAAGAGCAATATTTGAATTAAAAACAGTCTCATCAAAAATGATTTTCGGGATTTTGTCCAAAATATTATACAATCCCTGATTATTCGCATAAATTAGCCAAGAACAAAAATAAACAAAAGCATATGGCCCGGCTACTAATAATTGACGATGAAAAAAGTATTCGCAATACTATGCGCGAAGTGCTTGAATATGAGGGTTATACCATAGAAGAAGCAGAAAATGGACAAAAAGGTTTGGAGATGATCAAGTCCAATCCTTATGATGCCATTTTTCTGGATATTAAAATGCCGAAAATGGATGGCATGGAAGTGCTGGAAGAGTCGATGAAAATTTTGTCGGATACTCCGGTGATCATGATTTCCGGCCATGCTACAGTTGACAATGCAGTGGAAGCTGTTAAAAAAGGGGCTTACGATTTCATCTCCAAACCAATGGATTTGAACCGCCTTTTGATCACGGTGAGAAATGCGCTGGACAAAACCAACCTGATCACTGAAACCAAAGTTTTAAAGCGAAAGGTGACCAAGACCCGTGAGATCATTGGTGATTCTCCAAGCATTCAGAAAATTAAAGATACCATAGAACGCGTAGCGCCTACTGATGCACGCGTATTGATCACAGGCGACAATGGAACGGGCAAAGAACTGGTAGCCCGCTGGATCCATGAAAAGAGCAGCAGGGCCAATGCCACATTGGTAGAGGTCAATTGTGCTGCTATTCCCACAGATTTGATTGAAAGCGAATTGTTCGGACACGAAAAGGGGGCATTTACTTCTGCTATTAAACAGCGCATCGGTAAATTTGAACAAGCCGATGGAGGCACTCTTTTTCTTGATGAAATTGGCGACATGAGCCCCTCTGCACAATCCAAAGTGCTTAGGGCCTTGCAGGAAGGAAAAATCACCCGGGTTGGAGGCGATAAAGAAATCAAAGTGGATGTGCGGGTTATTGCAGCCACAAATAAAGATTTGATCAAAGAAATTGAAGAGAGCAATTTCAGAATGGACCTTTATCATCGCCTGAGCGTGATATTGATACATGTTCCCTCGCTGAATGAAAGAACAGAAGACATTCCGCTTTTGGCGGAAAAATTTGTGAAAGAAATTTGTGAAGATTACGGCTCGCCCAAAAAGGTGATCACACCCAAAGCACTTGCGCGATTGCAGGAAGTCAACTGGACTGGGAATATTCGCGAATTGCACAATACCATTGAGCGCCTGGTGATATTAAGCGATAATAAGATTACTGAAGATGAGGTGGTGGCTTATGCGCCTTCTGCAAAATCCGACACCTTTAATATGGATATGTTTGATGAATACAAAAAATTCCAGGATTTCCGCGATCATATGGAGAAAATATTTATAGAGTATAAACTTGAAAAATTCGGGTGGAATATTTCCAAAACTGCTGAAGAGATAGAAATTCAGCGCAGCCACCTCTACAGTAAAATGGAGAAATACGGGTTGAAGAAAAATTGATTTTTGCTTTGACCCATGGTTATTATTGAAACTTAAGCCATTCAGTTTCGTTATAAATATTATAATTGCTGTAATAATTACATTTATCCTCTATCTAAATTTATTGAAATGAAAACGGTCTCCTTTAATTTGCCAGATACTGTGGATGAAAAAGAAGTGAAAATGAAACTCGCTTCTTTCTTTTACGAAAAGGGAATAATGTCCTCAGGTCAAGCTGCTGAATTTGCCGGGACAACAAAAAGGAATTTCATTGAAAGTCTTGGTCAGTATGGGGTTTCCATATTTGGAGAAGATACAGATGATTTAGAAAATATCATCAATGGCTAAGCTTATTATAGCAGATACAAGTTGCCTAATTGTACTTTCAAAAATTGGCAAAATCGATTTGCTGAAAAGTCTGTATCAAAAAATTACCATTACAAAAGAAGTAAAAGCCGAGTTTGGCGGTAAACTTCCCAGCTGGATAAAAACTAGCGAAGTAAGTGACAAGCAAAAGCAATTAGATCTTGAGAAAAAGTTGGACAAAGGAGAAGCCAATTCCATTGCCTTGGCTCTCGAAGCTAAAGATTCCACGCTTATAATTGATGAGCTAAAAGGCAGGAAAATAGCACATTCTCTTCAGATAAATATTATTGGAACCATTGGTATTGTTTTGTTGGCAAATAAAAGAGGCTTGCCTGTTGATGTGATAGAAACAATACTTAAAATCGTTAATTCCGGCTTTCGATTATCTGATAAATTACTGAACCAAATTATAAAAAAATACAGCAAGTAAAACCTATTAATTCTCCTATATCTTTGGCTGACTCTGTGGCAGTAATTTTGGTTTCACAAAGGGGCTGAAGAAGTAACATTTTGATACTATTATATCTCTTAATGTAAAAAAACTGGCACTTGGTAAGTACCAGTTTTTCTTCATTCCTACTTTTTAGCCTTAATTTTAAAAAAGGGTAATTCAATAGAAATTTCATTAAATCTTATCACAATGATTATCGTGATAATAATTATAAAATAATCCATGTTATTTAGATTATTTTTTATATAGGTAGATTATTAATCCTATCGTTGCCCATTACAACGTACAAATTAAACATAACGAATATTTTTTAATAAGTCAACTATATATTAAATATTCTACATCACCCTCCCCATCAAAGCCTTCCCCAAAATCCTCAAATCACTATAAACCGAATAATCTTTGGCATAAAGCAGATTCAGTCGCGCTTTTGTGTTGTTGTCAGGTATTTTGGAAAATACAGACGAAGGGTACAATACCCCGGGTTTTACTTTTGGAAGTGTAAAATTGCCATAATCAAATTCTCCTTTTTCGTAGCCTACCCAACTTACTTTGCCTACAATTACCCCAATAATATTTTTGAGCAATTGCAAGGAATTTTTTACCCAAAAGAGCAGCAGAGGAAAAGCAATAAGCATAATAAAAGCCAGTATTAAATCCATCACGCGCTTGTTTCTTCGCTGCATGGGCCGGTCAATGGCCAGGTTAAAATCTATGGCATAAAGATCTCCGGCAGATTTTTTTGAATTGCTGCCAATAATGCTATTGCTACCAGGGGTGATGGTTTTAAATTGAACCTTGCCACCCAAGCTTTGCATGCAGTGTACAATGTCCTTGAATTCAATATCGACATTGCAAAAAATGAGCTCTTCTATTTCATACCAATTGCAAAGCGTTTCTATATTTTCAAAACTCCCAAGCACGTGACTGTTTTGCTCCTGCATTTTTTCGGGCAAAATATATCCGATAAAACGATAATCAACCCCCGCCTGGGAAAGCAGCGATAAAGCGCGCTTCCCTTCTTTCAGCCCTCCTACAATTGCAAGCCTGTTGCTCCGCTCCGTATCAAAAGCAAAAGATCGTCTACTAAAGAAATTCCAAATTGAGCGCAATGCCGTAGTACTGAAAATGGCCCAAATACTGCCCAAAAGGATCAATGCCCTTGAAAAGCGGAAATTTTCTTCCAGGAAAGCATAGAGTACGGCAATGAATATTGTGCCGATAAACACACCTCGCACCAACCTGAAAAAGCGAAAGGGGCGGTCGTATGCTCCGTTGAAATAGAGACTGATTAACCAGATAAATGTATAGACAAGACTCAATACTCCTGACACATTGTTTTCATAATAATTTGGATCATGCTTGACCGTTTCCGCCCAAAAATCCATGGACAAATGCAGTCCGGCCAAGATCAAAAGCGCATCGGAAAGAGGCAGCAGAAGCTTTGCTAAAAAGCGCCTCATCAGGCTCATCCCCGCCCGCAGGTAAACTGCAAAATGAATCATTCGGGAATACAATTGCGCGCGTTTTCCACTGAAATGCTTTTCAGCAAAAATGATCATGGCATTGTAAAATATGCGCACATAATTTAGGCTGCCGCGCTTGGTGCTTTCTCCCTTGTAGTGCAAAATTTCCACTTCCGACAGATACATCAATTTGAAACCACTCTGCTGAATGCGATAGGAAAGGTCAATGTCTTCGCCATACATAAAAAATGCTTCATCAAAAAGCCCGGATTTATCCAGTGCTGCTTTCCTGATAAACATAAAGGCTCCGGCCAGCACATCTACTTCATGGTTTTCATCCTTATCGAGATAACCCAGGTGATAGCGTGCAAATCGCTTTGAATGGGGGAAAAGCTCTGCCAGTCCAAATATTTTATAGAAAGAAACCAGCGGTGTGGGCAGCGCTCTTTTTGATTCTGGCAAAAATTGCCCCTGTCCATCGAGCATTTTCACACCAAGTGCCCCAACATCGCTGTGCTGCTCCATATATTCGCAGCATTTTTTCAGCGCATTTTCTGGCAGCACCGTATCGGGATTTAGCAAGAGTACATATTTTCCTTTTGCCAATGCAATGGCCTGGTTATTGGCCACTGCAAAACCTGTATTTTTATCATTGCAAATTAAGCGCACACCCGGAAAACGCGCTTTGATCAAATCGGTAGAGCCATCGCCCGAGGCATTATCGACCACAATGACTTCAGCATCCATACCTTCAATAGCGCGTTCAACACTGTACAGTGCCTGCTCGATAAAGTATTTTACATTATAATTAACTATGACGACAGATAGCTGCATGCATTATTTTTGCGAAAGGTATTTATCAAAGGGCAATCGATTGTGTATAGAACGCGCCAGTGTTAGTTCATCGGTATATTCCAGTTCGCCTCCAAAAGAAATACCCCTGGAAATAGCGGTGATCTGTACCGGCTTT
Coding sequences:
- a CDS encoding sigma-54 dependent transcriptional regulator, translating into MARLLIIDDEKSIRNTMREVLEYEGYTIEEAENGQKGLEMIKSNPYDAIFLDIKMPKMDGMEVLEESMKILSDTPVIMISGHATVDNAVEAVKKGAYDFISKPMDLNRLLITVRNALDKTNLITETKVLKRKVTKTREIIGDSPSIQKIKDTIERVAPTDARVLITGDNGTGKELVARWIHEKSSRANATLVEVNCAAIPTDLIESELFGHEKGAFTSAIKQRIGKFEQADGGTLFLDEIGDMSPSAQSKVLRALQEGKITRVGGDKEIKVDVRVIAATNKDLIKEIEESNFRMDLYHRLSVILIHVPSLNERTEDIPLLAEKFVKEICEDYGSPKKVITPKALARLQEVNWTGNIRELHNTIERLVILSDNKITEDEVVAYAPSAKSDTFNMDMFDEYKKFQDFRDHMEKIFIEYKLEKFGWNISKTAEEIEIQRSHLYSKMEKYGLKKN
- a CDS encoding UPF0175 family protein, translating into MKTVSFNLPDTVDEKEVKMKLASFFYEKGIMSSGQAAEFAGTTKRNFIESLGQYGVSIFGEDTDDLENIING
- a CDS encoding DUF3368 domain-containing protein, which encodes MAKLIIADTSCLIVLSKIGKIDLLKSLYQKITITKEVKAEFGGKLPSWIKTSEVSDKQKQLDLEKKLDKGEANSIALALEAKDSTLIIDELKGRKIAHSLQINIIGTIGIVLLANKRGLPVDVIETILKIVNSGFRLSDKLLNQIIKKYSK
- a CDS encoding glycosyltransferase, with the protein product MQLSVVIVNYNVKYFIEQALYSVERAIEGMDAEVIVVDNASGDGSTDLIKARFPGVRLICNDKNTGFAVANNQAIALAKGKYVLLLNPDTVLPENALKKCCEYMEQHSDVGALGVKMLDGQGQFLPESKRALPTPLVSFYKIFGLAELFPHSKRFARYHLGYLDKDENHEVDVLAGAFMFIRKAALDKSGLFDEAFFMYGEDIDLSYRIQQSGFKLMYLSEVEILHYKGESTKRGSLNYVRIFYNAMIIFAEKHFSGKRAQLYSRMIHFAVYLRAGMSLMRRFLAKLLLPLSDALLILAGLHLSMDFWAETVKHDPNYYENNVSGVLSLVYTFIWLISLYFNGAYDRPFRFFRLVRGVFIGTIFIAVLYAFLEENFRFSRALILLGSIWAIFSTTALRSIWNFFSRRSFAFDTERSNRLAIVGGLKEGKRALSLLSQAGVDYRFIGYILPEKMQEQNSHVLGSFENIETLCNWYEIEELIFCNVDIEFKDIVHCMQSLGGKVQFKTITPGSNSIIGSNSKKSAGDLYAIDFNLAIDRPMQRRNKRVMDLILAFIMLIAFPLLLFWVKNSLQLLKNIIGVIVGKVSWVGYEKGEFDYGNFTLPKVKPGVLYPSSVFSKIPDNNTKARLNLLYAKDYSVYSDLRILGKALMGRVM